Proteins encoded by one window of Blautia argi:
- a CDS encoding TRM11 family SAM-dependent methyltransferase → MLLRLDITVWSFPERGSWATHSGKYRGNWSPYVPRNIILRYSNPGEWILDQFLGSGTTLVEAKLLNRNAVGVDINPQSVSISEKNLQFQSNSKSKIFIREGNALNLVLFLERTVQ, encoded by the coding sequence ATACTATTAAGATTAGATATTACAGTCTGGTCATTTCCAGAGAGGGGAAGTTGGGCAACACACTCAGGCAAATATAGAGGTAATTGGTCACCCTATGTTCCAAGAAATATAATATTACGATACTCAAATCCAGGAGAGTGGATTTTGGATCAATTCTTAGGAAGTGGTACGACACTTGTTGAGGCAAAACTGCTTAATCGGAATGCAGTAGGTGTTGATATCAATCCGCAGTCAGTTTCTATTTCGGAAAAAAATCTCCAATTTCAAAGCAATTCAAAGTCAAAAATATTCATAAGAGAAGGAAATGCATTAAACTTAGTTCTATTCCTTGAGAGAACAGTACAATGA
- a CDS encoding phospholipase D family protein, which translates to MHKISGFSVKKILKKHGLLLFILIYVGSLTIPYLPHKKVSASFKKQFSSREFYSPAVGTERVAYIPDNTDALLYRLNMINNAKKEIILSTFDFNADKAGKDVMAALYHAADRGVKVRVIVDGFSGLLDMKLQSREWFEALAAHENIQVRVYNSINPLKPWDMQARLHDKYVIIDEQMYLLGGRNTMNLFLGDYSSSKNIDRELFVYETRENPDSSLSQVKTYFENIWTLSDSKDFVCRRESEKVQDAAKQLEKRFEKLQTLYPEAYKPWNYEGRTFETNKVSLLCNPLKSENKEPWVWYSLHRLMSEAKNVTIYTPYIICGKEMYQDLFPLKEKNIPVEIITNDVASGANPWGCTDYLNQKENIRKTGVTVYEFMGKHSCHTKAVLLDDRMSIVGSYNLDMRSTYQDTELMLAVDSKELNAMIRKEAETDKTYSKVMQEDGTYQYGENYKAKEMSTGKKLFYGVLRVLILPLRRFL; encoded by the coding sequence ATGCATAAAATTTCCGGTTTTTCCGTGAAAAAGATTCTGAAAAAACATGGACTGCTGTTATTTATTCTTATATATGTTGGTTCCTTAACCATTCCCTATCTTCCGCATAAGAAGGTATCCGCGTCCTTTAAAAAACAGTTTTCTTCCAGAGAATTTTACAGTCCTGCTGTAGGAACAGAGCGAGTGGCCTATATTCCGGACAATACCGATGCTCTTTTATACCGTTTGAATATGATAAACAACGCCAAAAAAGAAATTATTCTTTCCACCTTTGATTTCAATGCAGACAAGGCAGGAAAAGATGTGATGGCAGCGCTTTATCATGCAGCAGACCGTGGTGTAAAAGTTCGGGTGATTGTGGACGGCTTCAGCGGTCTTCTGGATATGAAACTGCAAAGCCGGGAATGGTTTGAAGCCCTGGCGGCTCACGAAAATATACAGGTCAGAGTATATAATTCCATCAATCCTTTAAAGCCCTGGGATATGCAGGCAAGACTGCACGACAAATATGTCATCATTGATGAGCAGATGTATCTTCTGGGAGGCAGAAACACCATGAATCTTTTCCTGGGAGATTATTCCTCTTCCAAAAATATTGACCGGGAGCTTTTTGTATACGAAACCAGGGAAAATCCTGATTCCTCCCTTTCTCAGGTAAAAACATATTTTGAAAATATCTGGACATTATCAGACAGCAAAGATTTTGTGTGCAGAAGGGAAAGTGAAAAGGTACAGGACGCTGCCAAACAGTTGGAAAAACGCTTTGAAAAGCTGCAAACACTGTATCCTGAGGCTTATAAGCCCTGGAATTACGAAGGACGTACCTTTGAAACCAATAAGGTTTCCCTGCTGTGCAATCCCCTGAAGTCCGAAAACAAAGAGCCCTGGGTATGGTATTCTCTGCACCGGCTCATGTCTGAGGCAAAAAACGTAACTATTTACACGCCCTACATTATCTGCGGAAAAGAAATGTATCAGGATTTATTTCCATTAAAGGAGAAAAATATTCCTGTGGAAATTATTACCAATGATGTTGCCAGCGGCGCCAACCCCTGGGGTTGTACCGATTATTTAAACCAAAAAGAAAATATCCGCAAAACCGGAGTAACGGTCTATGAATTTATGGGAAAACACTCCTGCCACACCAAGGCTGTGCTTTTAGATGACCGCATGAGCATTGTAGGCTCTTACAATCTGGATATGCGAAGCACTTATCAGGATACAGAACTAATGCTTGCTGTAGATTCAAAGGAATTAAATGCCATGATACGAAAAGAAGCCGAAACAGATAAAACCTATAGTAAGGTCATGCAGGAAGACGGCACATACCAGTATGGAGAAAATTATAAGGCAAAAGAAATGAGTACCGGAAAGAAGCTATTTTACGGTGTTTTAAGAGTGCTGATTCTTCCCCTTCGGAGATTTTTGTAA
- a CDS encoding ABC-F family ATP-binding cassette domain-containing protein, with product MNILNIENISKIYGEKVIFDQASFGIQEGDKIGIIGINGTGKTTLLRMVAGLEQPDEGQIVKQNNLRIAYLPQNPVFPENATILSYMQDSEQQWRVESNLNKLGILEYDIPLEYLSGGQRRKVALAKVLASDFDMLLLDEPTNHLDAEMISWLEDYLREFRGTVLMVTHDRYFLDKVTNRILEISHGQMYSYVANYSKFLEMKAEREEMELASERKRQSVLRMELEWAKRGCRARSTKQRARLERLENLKNQTAPVKDQIVELDSVETRMGKKTIELRHVSKSFDALKIVEDFNYIFLRNQKVGIIGPNGCGKSTFMKMIAGLVQPDNGNIEIGETIRMGYFAQEEQHMDEKQRVIDYVKEIGEYITTREGKISASQMLERFLFTPDMQYAPIGKLSGGEKRRLYLLGVLCENINVLLLDEAGNNLDIPTMTILEDYLNSFQGIVITVSHDRYFLDNVADRILEFDGQGGICQYEGGYTDYLEAKNRNQQEKVSDRAEKKAENTEKKGNKDWKQNRSTKLKFTFKEQREYETIDDDIAALEEKVAKLDEEIMKNATNSGRLNELMKEKEDAEEQLEEKMDRWVYLNDLAERIAEQGK from the coding sequence ATGAATATTTTAAATATAGAAAATATCAGTAAAATATACGGGGAAAAAGTGATTTTTGACCAGGCTTCTTTTGGAATCCAGGAGGGTGATAAAATCGGCATCATCGGAATAAACGGTACGGGAAAAACCACACTTTTGCGAATGGTGGCAGGACTGGAACAACCAGATGAGGGGCAGATTGTAAAACAGAATAATTTAAGAATTGCGTATCTGCCTCAGAATCCTGTATTCCCTGAAAATGCCACAATTTTATCTTATATGCAGGACAGTGAGCAGCAGTGGAGAGTAGAGAGCAACTTAAATAAGCTGGGGATTCTGGAATATGATATCCCTCTGGAATATCTTTCCGGGGGACAGAGAAGGAAGGTCGCTCTTGCAAAGGTGCTGGCATCAGACTTTGATATGCTTTTGCTGGACGAGCCTACAAACCATTTGGACGCAGAGATGATTTCATGGCTGGAAGATTATTTACGGGAATTTCGCGGAACCGTGCTTATGGTAACCCATGACCGCTATTTTCTGGATAAGGTGACCAACAGGATTCTGGAAATCAGCCATGGCCAGATGTATAGTTATGTTGCCAATTATTCCAAATTCCTGGAAATGAAGGCAGAGAGAGAAGAGATGGAACTGGCTTCTGAGCGGAAACGTCAATCTGTACTCAGAATGGAACTGGAATGGGCAAAGCGAGGCTGTCGTGCCAGAAGCACAAAGCAGAGAGCCAGACTGGAGAGGTTGGAAAATCTGAAGAACCAGACAGCACCGGTAAAAGACCAGATTGTGGAGTTGGATTCTGTGGAAACCAGAATGGGAAAAAAGACCATTGAGTTACGGCATGTGAGCAAAAGTTTTGATGCTTTGAAGATAGTGGAAGATTTTAATTACATTTTTCTCAGAAACCAGAAGGTGGGAATTATCGGACCAAACGGCTGCGGAAAATCTACGTTTATGAAAATGATTGCCGGACTGGTGCAGCCGGATAACGGAAACATTGAAATCGGAGAAACCATTCGCATGGGATATTTTGCCCAGGAAGAGCAGCACATGGACGAAAAGCAGAGAGTGATTGACTATGTGAAGGAGATTGGAGAATATATCACCACCAGAGAGGGCAAAATCAGCGCCTCCCAGATGCTGGAACGCTTTTTGTTTACTCCGGATATGCAGTATGCGCCAATCGGAAAGCTCTCCGGAGGGGAAAAGAGAAGATTATATCTTTTGGGAGTCCTGTGTGAAAACATTAATGTGCTTCTGCTTGACGAGGCTGGAAACAATCTGGATATTCCGACTATGACAATCTTAGAAGACTATCTGAATTCTTTCCAGGGGATTGTGATTACGGTGTCCCATGACCGTTATTTTCTGGATAATGTGGCAGACCGGATTCTGGAATTTGACGGACAGGGAGGAATCTGTCAGTATGAGGGCGGCTATACGGATTATCTGGAAGCGAAGAATAGAAATCAACAGGAAAAAGTCAGTGACAGAGCGGAAAAAAAGGCGGAGAATACAGAGAAAAAGGGAAATAAGGACTGGAAACAAAATCGCAGCACAAAACTGAAATTTACCTTTAAAGAACAGCGGGAATATGAAACCATTGACGATGATATTGCTGCACTGGAAGAAAAAGTTGCAAAGCTTGATGAAGAAATTATGAAAAATGCCACAAATTCAGGAAGACTGAATGAACTGATGAAGGAAAAGGAAGACGCAGAAGAACAGCTGGAGGAAAAGATGGACCGCTGGGTGTATCTGAATGATCTGGCGGAGAGAATTGCAGAGCAGGGGAAATAG